A single Triticum dicoccoides isolate Atlit2015 ecotype Zavitan chromosome 2A, WEW_v2.0, whole genome shotgun sequence DNA region contains:
- the LOC119358724 gene encoding uncharacterized protein LOC119358724 encodes MKEQLKASKIKILAALLVFAMVTQGLAIRVKGTVRNDITDEAVSAKTTLGAGSSTTVDNHHAIPRDQYSSHGGEDGSGGSGGDTTKN; translated from the coding sequence ATGAAAGAGCAACTGAAAGCAAGCAAGATTAAGATCTTGGCTGCCTTGCTGGTCTTCGCCATGGTTACTCAAGGCTTGGCGATTCGGGTCAAGGGGACGGTGAGGAATGACATCACCGACGAGGCTGTCAGTGCAAAAACCACCCTCGGTGCAGGCAGCAGCACAACCGTTGACAACCACCATGCAATCCCACGGGACCAGTATAGTAGCCATGGAGGAGAGGACGGATCAGGTGGCAGTGGTGGTGATACTACAAAGAACTAG